Proteins encoded in a region of the Populus alba chromosome 13, ASM523922v2, whole genome shotgun sequence genome:
- the LOC118040626 gene encoding auxin efflux carrier component 5 produces the protein MIGWEDVYKVVVAMVPLYVALVLGYGSVRWWKVFTPEQCGAINRFVCYFTLPLFTFEFTAHVDPFKMNYLFIGADAVSKVIIVAVLAFWAKCSSKGSYSWSITSFSLCTLTNSLVVGVPIIKAMYGPAAVDLVVQSSVIQAIIWLTLLLLVLEFRRTGLGFSSNNSDKDLEGSVDNTEGSRPAFWCLMKTVWVKLAMNPNSYACIIGLVWAFISNRWHFEMPAMMEGSILIMSKAGTGTAMFSMGIFMALQEKVISCGASLAVIGMILRFIAGPAAMAIGSIAVGLQGDVLRVAIIQAALPQSITSFIFAKEYGLHAEVLSTAVIFGMLASLPVLITYYAILEFVP, from the exons atgataGGGTGGGAAGATGTTTACAAGGTAGTGGTGGCCATGGTACCACTCTACGTCGCATTAGTGTTAGGCTATGGTTCTGTCAGGTGGTGGAAGGTATTTACACCTGAACAGTGCGGGGCTATAAACCGCTTTGTTTGTTATTTCACACTGCCACTCTTCACCTTCGAGTTCACTGCTCATGTTGATCCTTTCAAAATGAATTACCTTTTCATTGGTGCTGATGCCGTATCGAAGGTCATTATAGTGGCAGTGCTTGCCTTTTGGGCTAAGTGCAGTAGCAAGGGAAGCTACAGCTGGTCCATAACCAGTTTCTCTCTTTGTACCTTAACTAATTCTCTTGTTGTTGGTGTACCTATAATAAAAGCCATGTATGGCCCGGCGGCAGTTGATCTTGTTGTTCAATCATCTGTCATCCAAGCTATTATATGGCTCACATTATTGTTGCTCGTACTAGAATTTCGAAGAACAGGACTTGGTTTTTCATCCAACAATTCTGACAAGGATTTAGAGGGAAGTGTAGATAACACTGAAGGCTCTAGACCTGCCTTTTGGTGTTTGATGAAGACTGTGTGGGTGAAACTGGCCATGAATCCTAATTCATACGCTTGTATTATTGGCCTTGTTTGGGCTTTTATATCTAACAG GTGGCATTTTGAGATGCCCGCCATGATGGAAGGGTCTATATTGATCATGTCGAAAGCTGGCACAGGCACCGCCATGTTTAGCATGG GGATCTTCATGGCTTTGCAAGAAAAAGTGATTTCCTGTGGTGCAAGTCTAGCCGTTATTGGGATGATTTTAAGGTTTATAGCTGGACCCGCAGCTATGGCTATTGGCTCTATCGCTGTGGGTTTGCAAGGCGATGTTTTACGAGTTGCTATCATTCAG GCAGCATTGCCACAGTCAATTACATCCTTCATCTTTGCTAAGGAATACGGATTACATGCAGAGGTGCTAAGCACAGC TGTAATCTTCGGCATGCTGGCATCACTTCCGGTCTTAATCACTTATTATGCAATTTTAGAGTTTGTACCTTGA
- the LOC118040625 gene encoding CBS domain-containing protein CBSX6, producing the protein MASVFLYHVVGDLTVGKPEMVEFYETETVESAIRAIGESTECGIPVWKRKSHLSMIETSEMRQQRFVGILNSLDIVAFLASTECLEDQDKAIKTSVSQVVVPNASLLKQVDPATRLIDALEMMKQGVRRLLVPKSMVWKGMSKRFSFLYNGKWLKNADASNNSSNNNLTINTNRPSSSSGTSNHNKFCCLSREDVIRFLIGCLGALAPLPLSSISSLGIINPNYTSVEASLPAFEATRKLPGDPSEVAVVEPIPDGQCKIIGEISASRLWKCDYLAAAWALANLSAGQFVMGVEDNEAARSLLDFAVNSAVGDESTANGIGSTRLRKFSSRSIGFNPGSSIRMGRSMYRGRSAPLTCKITSSLAAVMAQMLSHRATHVWVIEDDSDDILVGVVGYADILAAVTKQPASVTLTPVNRPEGAFTTEFQN; encoded by the exons ATGGCATCTGTGTTTCTTTATCATGTGGTGGGAGATCTGACGGTGGGGAAGCCAGAGATGGTGGAATTCTACGAGACAGAGACGGTAGAATCTGCGATTCGGGCGATTGGAGAGTCGACAGAGTGTGGGATTCCAGTTTGGAAGAGGAAATCTCATCTGAGCATGATTGAGACCAGTGAAATGAGACAACAAAGGTTTGTTGGTATCCTTAATTCTCTTGATATTGTAGCTTTTTTGGCTTCAACTGAGTGCTTGGAGGACCAGGATAAGGCCATCAAGACTTCGGTCTCACAGGTTGTTGTTCCCAATGCTTCGCTTCTCAAACAGGTTGATCCCGCTACAAG ATTGATAGATGCATTGGAAATGATGAAGCAAGGTGTAAGGCGCCTTCTTGTTCCAAAAAGCATGGTATGGAAAGGTATGAGCAAGCGATTCTCTTTTCTCTACAATGGTAAGTGGCTCAAGAATGCTGATGCATCCAACAACAGCAGCAATAATAACCTCACCATAAACACCAACCGTCCTTCCTCATCTTCTGGCACTTCCAACCACAACAAATTTTGCTGTCTCTCTAGAGAAGATGTCATCCGTTTTCTCATTGGATGCCTTGGTGCTCTAGCTCCACTACCTCTTTCATCCATTTCCTCCCTTGGAATCATTAACCCAAACTACACGTCAGTAGAAGCCTCTCTCCCTGCTTTTGAAGCTACGAGAAAGCTACCTGGAGATCCCAGTGAAGTAGCTGTTGTGGAGCCCATTCCAGACGGCCAGTGTAAGATCATAGGGGAAATATCAGCCTCCAGATTGTGGAAATGTGATTACCTGGCTGCAGCATGGGCTTTAGCCAATCTCTCTGCTGGGCAGTTTGTAATGGGGGTTGAGGATAATGAAGCAGCAAGATCGCTCCTGGATTTTGCAGTCAATTCAGCAGTTGGTGATGAGAGTACAGCTAATGGGATTGGTTCTACGAGGCTGAGGAAATTTAGTAGTAGGAGCATTGGGTTCAATCCAGGTAGCTCAATCAGAATGGGCAGGAGCATGTATAGGGGTCGAAGTGCACCCCTGACATGTAAAATTACAAGCTCGTTGGCCGCGGTGATGGCTCAGATGCTGTCTCACAGGGCAACCCATGTATGGGTGATTGAGGATGATAGTGATGACATTTTAGTTGGGGTGGTTGGTTACGCTGACATCTTAGCTGCAGTAACGAAACAACCTGCATCTGTTACTCTTACTCCTGTGAATCGACCCGAGGGGGCTTTCACAACTgaatttcaaaattga